In the genome of Deinococcus sp. YIM 134068, one region contains:
- a CDS encoding ABC transporter permease, with protein MIPFLLRRVVQAIPTLLLASLLIFFVISLAPGDFLTPAKLNPNISAEQIANLERNFGLDRPAWQQYLLWLGNMLRGDFGLSFQYQQPVLGVIWPRIVNSLWLVLLITVLFYAVSIPLGVYGAVRQNSLGDKSVNVVLYFLLGFPSFFIALIVLYFIVQARFATGWDIPVGGMRSDNYAELSPFAQALDIAKHLVIPALILAITDAAGLTRVIRGQMLEVMRSDYIRTARAKGVTERTAIWKHTFRNAILPIVAGIGGTLPGLIGGAGFIEVVFAYPGITPMLLNAIGTQDLYLIAGFTMITTVLLIIGNAISDILLAVVDPRVSVS; from the coding sequence ATGATTCCCTTCCTCCTGCGGCGGGTGGTGCAGGCCATCCCGACCCTGCTGCTCGCCAGCCTCCTGATCTTCTTCGTGATCTCGCTCGCCCCCGGCGACTTCCTGACGCCCGCCAAGCTCAACCCCAACATCAGCGCCGAGCAGATCGCCAACCTGGAGCGCAACTTCGGCCTCGACCGCCCCGCGTGGCAGCAGTACCTGCTGTGGCTGGGCAACATGCTGCGGGGCGACTTCGGGCTGTCCTTCCAGTACCAGCAGCCCGTCCTCGGCGTGATCTGGCCGCGCATCGTGAACTCGCTGTGGCTGGTGCTGCTGATCACGGTGCTGTTCTACGCGGTCTCCATTCCCCTCGGCGTGTACGGCGCGGTGCGGCAGAACTCGCTCGGCGACAAGAGCGTGAACGTGGTGCTGTACTTCCTGCTGGGCTTCCCGTCCTTTTTCATCGCGCTGATCGTGCTGTACTTCATCGTGCAGGCGCGCTTTGCCACAGGCTGGGACATTCCGGTCGGCGGCATGCGGAGCGACAACTACGCGGAACTCAGCCCCTTCGCGCAGGCGCTCGACATCGCCAAGCACCTCGTCATCCCGGCGCTCATCCTGGCGATCACGGACGCGGCGGGCCTGACGCGCGTGATTCGCGGGCAGATGCTGGAGGTCATGCGCTCGGACTACATCCGCACGGCGCGGGCGAAGGGCGTCACCGAGCGCACGGCGATCTGGAAGCACACCTTCCGCAACGCCATCCTGCCCATCGTGGCGGGTATCGGCGGGACGCTGCCGGGATTGATCGGCGGGGCGGGCTTCATCGAGGTGGTGTTCGCGTACCCCGGCATCACGCCCATGCTGCTCAACGCAATTGGCACCCAGGACCTCTACCTCATCGCGGGGTTCACCATGATCACGACCGTGCTGCTCATCATCGGCAACGCGATCAGCGACATTCTCCTCGCGGTCGTGGACCCCCGCGTGTCGGTGTCGTGA
- a CDS encoding ABC transporter permease — translation MTTTAPQPRQARARRVQSQSQFAVAWGQLRKNRLARIGGTFLLLLYALALFAPFIAPDGLSNYSTTNITRFHPPTPIHIRNPETGGLTRPFVYQYGQQLNPDTFVNEFRPTETRCPIYLGVRGDSYRLLGLIPGNLHLFGTGNPDCKVYLFGGEALGRDLFTRTVYAAQISLTIGVGAVLLSTVIGLFMGATAAYFGGIADTLIMRLVEVLASIPGLFLLILLRAIFPQNLNPIFALYMILGLLAFISWGGLARVVRGQLLSVREQDFVSAARALGAGNGRIMWRHMLPTMTTYVIVLLSLGIPGAILTESGLSFLGIGAVEPYVSWGSLLSQAQEGGFSSITQRPWVLIPGFFIVLTVMCFQLLGDGLRDAFDPRKRQ, via the coding sequence GTGACCACCACCGCCCCCCAGCCCCGGCAGGCCCGTGCGCGCCGCGTCCAGTCCCAGTCCCAGTTCGCCGTCGCGTGGGGACAGCTTCGCAAGAACCGCCTCGCGCGCATCGGCGGCACCTTCCTGCTGCTGCTGTACGCCCTCGCCCTCTTCGCGCCCTTCATCGCGCCCGACGGCCTCTCCAACTACTCGACCACGAACATCACCCGCTTCCACCCGCCGACGCCCATCCACATCCGGAACCCCGAGACCGGGGGGCTGACCCGGCCCTTCGTGTACCAGTACGGGCAGCAGCTCAACCCCGACACCTTCGTGAACGAGTTCCGGCCCACCGAGACGCGCTGCCCCATCTACCTCGGGGTGCGGGGCGACTCCTACCGGCTGCTCGGCCTGATTCCCGGCAACCTGCACCTGTTCGGCACGGGCAATCCCGACTGTAAGGTGTACCTGTTCGGCGGCGAGGCGCTGGGCCGCGACCTGTTCACCCGCACGGTGTACGCGGCGCAGATTTCCCTGACCATCGGCGTGGGGGCAGTGCTGCTGAGCACGGTCATCGGCCTGTTCATGGGCGCGACGGCGGCCTACTTCGGCGGCATCGCGGACACCCTGATCATGCGGCTGGTGGAGGTGCTGGCGTCCATTCCGGGGCTGTTCCTCCTCATCCTGCTGCGTGCCATCTTTCCGCAGAACCTCAATCCGATCTTCGCGCTGTACATGATCCTGGGCCTCCTCGCCTTCATCTCGTGGGGGGGGCTGGCACGGGTGGTGCGCGGGCAACTCCTGAGCGTGCGCGAACAGGACTTCGTGTCGGCGGCGCGGGCGCTCGGCGCGGGCAACGGGCGCATCATGTGGCGGCACATGCTGCCCACCATGACGACCTACGTGATCGTGCTGCTCAGCCTCGGCATTCCCGGCGCGATCCTCACCGAGTCGGGCCTGAGCTTCCTGGGCATCGGGGCGGTCGAACCCTACGTGTCGTGGGGCAGCCTGCTCAGCCAGGCGCAGGAGGGGGGCTTCTCCAGCATCACCCAGCGGCCCTGGGTGCTGATTCCCGGCTTCTTCATCGTGCTGACGGTGATGTGCTTCCAGCTTCTCGGGGACGGGCTGCGCGACGCGTTCGATCCGCGCAAGCGGCAGTGA
- a CDS encoding ABC transporter ATP-binding protein — translation MTHPERTQTQATPPRDVLLTVNNLKTYFYTDDGVVRSVDGVTFHINKGETLAVVGESGSGKSVTSLSLMRLIPTPPGKIVDGEMLFVGKDGVQKNIVNLSEAEMRKIRGNDISMIFQEPMTSLNPVYTVGDQIAEAVMLHQGKNKRDAMGVATDMLRFVGIPAPEKRVNEYPHQMSGGMRQRVMIAMALSCKPALLIADEPTTALDVTIQAQILDLMRKLQQDVGMSILFITHNLGVVAEMADRVVVMYGGRVVEEGDVVEIFKAPRHPYTMGLLNSIPRPGDVHVPGQPKQRLEAIPGNVPNPLNLPPGCPFEPRCKFAVPECNDAVPPLYDTGGGHTARCIRWQEFEKAQQGVGA, via the coding sequence ATGACCCACCCGGAGAGAACCCAGACCCAGGCGACGCCGCCGCGTGACGTGCTCCTGACCGTCAATAACCTCAAGACGTACTTCTACACGGACGACGGCGTGGTGAGGAGCGTGGACGGCGTGACCTTCCACATCAACAAGGGGGAGACGCTGGCCGTGGTGGGGGAGTCCGGCTCCGGCAAGAGCGTGACGAGCCTCTCGCTGATGCGCCTGATTCCCACCCCGCCCGGCAAGATCGTGGACGGCGAGATGCTGTTCGTCGGCAAGGACGGCGTGCAGAAGAACATCGTGAACCTGTCGGAAGCCGAGATGCGTAAGATTCGCGGCAACGACATCTCGATGATCTTCCAGGAGCCGATGACCAGCCTCAACCCGGTGTACACCGTGGGCGACCAGATCGCCGAGGCCGTCATGCTCCACCAGGGCAAGAACAAACGTGACGCGATGGGCGTCGCCACCGACATGCTGCGTTTCGTGGGCATCCCGGCCCCGGAAAAGCGCGTGAACGAGTACCCCCACCAGATGTCCGGCGGGATGCGTCAGCGCGTGATGATCGCGATGGCCCTCTCGTGCAAGCCCGCCCTCCTGATCGCCGACGAGCCGACCACGGCGCTCGACGTGACCATTCAGGCGCAGATTCTGGACCTGATGCGGAAGCTCCAGCAGGACGTGGGCATGAGCATCCTGTTCATCACCCACAACCTCGGGGTGGTGGCGGAGATGGCCGACCGCGTGGTCGTGATGTACGGTGGGCGCGTGGTGGAGGAGGGCGACGTGGTGGAAATCTTCAAGGCCCCGCGCCACCCCTACACGATGGGCCTGCTCAACTCCATCCCGCGCCCCGGCGACGTGCATGTGCCCGGCCAGCCCAAGCAGCGGCTGGAGGCGATTCCCGGCAACGTGCCCAACCCGCTGAACCTGCCGCCCGGCTGCCCCTTCGAGCCGAGGTGCAAGTTCGCGGTCCCCGAGTGCAACGACGCCGTGCCCCCGCTGTACGACACGGGCGGCGGCCACACGGCCCGCTGCATCCGCTGGCAAGAGTTCGAGAAGGCCCAGCAGGGGGTGGGGGCATGA
- a CDS encoding ABC transporter ATP-binding protein — MTAQTAASSRSHMPATGEALLEVRNLEKYFPIRGGLLSRVVGNVKAVNDVSFQLGRGEVVGLVGESGSGKTTAGRAILRLIEPTGGQVIFNGTDITKLGKSQLRDYRREMQIIFQDPFASLNPRMTVSDIIGEAMQIHNLHPGRERVDRIAELLQKVGLRPEHMRRYPHEFSGGQRQRIGIARALAVDPSFIVADEPVSALDVSIQAQVVNLLQDLQEELGLTVLFIAHDLAVVEYICDRIIVMYLGRVMEIAPSHELNNNPKHPYTEALLSAAPVPDPTVKRQRIILEGDIPSPINPPSGCVFRTRCRYAVDDCAKVVPELREVAPGHFKACIRDDIL, encoded by the coding sequence ATGACCGCTCAGACCGCCGCCTCCAGCCGCAGCCACATGCCCGCGACCGGCGAGGCCCTGCTCGAGGTGCGGAATCTGGAGAAGTACTTCCCCATCCGGGGCGGGCTGCTCTCGCGCGTGGTCGGCAACGTCAAGGCCGTCAACGACGTGTCCTTCCAGCTCGGGCGCGGCGAGGTCGTCGGCCTCGTGGGGGAGTCCGGCTCGGGCAAGACGACGGCGGGCCGGGCCATCCTGCGCCTGATCGAGCCGACGGGCGGGCAGGTCATCTTCAACGGCACCGACATCACCAAGCTGGGCAAGAGCCAACTGCGCGACTACCGCCGGGAGATGCAGATCATCTTCCAGGACCCCTTCGCCAGCCTCAACCCACGTATGACGGTCAGCGACATCATCGGGGAGGCGATGCAGATTCACAACCTGCATCCGGGCCGCGAGCGCGTGGACCGCATCGCCGAACTGCTCCAGAAGGTCGGCCTGCGCCCCGAACATATGCGCCGCTATCCCCACGAGTTCTCGGGCGGGCAGCGTCAGCGCATCGGCATCGCGCGGGCGCTGGCGGTCGATCCGTCGTTCATCGTGGCGGACGAGCCGGTGTCGGCGCTCGACGTGTCCATCCAGGCGCAGGTCGTCAACCTGTTGCAGGACCTTCAGGAGGAACTGGGCCTGACGGTGCTGTTCATCGCGCACGACCTCGCGGTGGTGGAGTACATCTGCGACCGGATCATCGTGATGTACCTGGGCCGCGTGATGGAGATTGCCCCCAGCCACGAGCTGAACAACAACCCCAAGCACCCCTACACCGAGGCGCTGCTCTCGGCGGCTCCCGTGCCCGACCCGACCGTAAAGCGCCAGCGCATCATTCTGGAGGGCGACATCCCCAGCCCGATCAACCCGCCGAGTGGGTGCGTCTTCCGCACGCGCTGCCGCTACGCCGTGGACGACTGCGCGAAGGTGGTGCCCGAGTTGCGCGAGGTGGCACCGGGGCACTTCAAGGCCTGCATCCGGGACGATATTTTGTAA